The following is a genomic window from Butyricimonas faecihominis.
CAAAACAGGTTGCCCGTTTACCAGCAATTGCCCTCCCTTAATCTCTGATTTACGGAAACCTACCGCTTGGGTTAATACCTCCCGGACCACTTTACGCCCCCGCTCCTCAACACGGGTCTCGATGATCAAATCATATAGATTAGGCGTCTCTGCCGTCCATTTCAACGGATTCAAAATCTTCTTTTCAATACAAACCGTATCCATACCCTCCTTCTTTCCGGAAGTAATCACTTCTGAAAATATCGTATTACCCTGTCTGTCATTCAACGTCAAGGCTACATCATACTTTTCTCCCCGGTTTTCCAATTCCATATTCAGACGCAACAAAGCATCCCGGTAATCAGCATCCAAATCCGTTGCAAGCTGAAAATCATATACATTTGAACGGGGACGGGCATAAAGAAATACATCCCGCTGGATACCGGAAAAACGCCAGAAATCCTGATCCTCCACGTAAGTACCATCACACCAACGGAAAACCTGCACGGCAATTTCGTTCTTTCCTTTCCGCACGCAAGAAGTTACATCAAATTCCGCCGGAGTTTTCGAATCCTGAGAATAGCCTACCAATTGACCGTTTACCCACACGTAAAAAGCAGAACTCACAGCCCCGAAATGTAACACAATCTTGTTCCCAATCCAATCATCGGGTACACGGAATGTCCTCTTGTAAGAACCAACCGGATCGTTCTCCGAGTCCACATTCGGGCACTTGGCTTTAAAGCCGAAGCCTGTTTCCACGTAAATCGGTACCCCGTAGCCTTTTAATTCCCAGTTAGAAGGAACCTCGATATTATCCCATTTACGGACATCGTACCCAACTTTGTTAAAATCCATTGGACGGTCTGCCGGCTTACTCACCCACTTGAATTTCCATACCCCGTTCAAAGAAAGATAACGAGAGGAATTTTCCACATCCCATACCAATGCCTGTTCCCGATTATCAAACGGGATATAGAAAGCATGGCTACGCATCCGGTTTCTCTGAAGAACATCCAGATTTTCCCAGTCATTCTGCGCCCCTGCCGACAATGCCATCAGCATAAAAATAAATAACAAACACCTCATAATTAACTATTTATACTCAAACATCATTAATAACAAATGTGCTGAAGACCAACCAAAATGCGGAGCATTCAAGGTCTCTCCGGTCAAGGGGTTATAATTTTCATGAACAGGCTGATCCCCCAACAACCCCTGGCAATTATTTAATATTTTTAATGTCAATTCATTGGCCTCTTTATCATACCCGTAATTTCTCAACCCCCGAATACCGAAATACGCCTGATCCAACCAAACCGGTCCCCTCCAATAGCCTCGTTCCGGTTCTAAACGGGGATGACTTAGATCCAAGGTTCCCAAAGGCACAAAAGAATTGAACCGATTCACATCCATCATAACATTCCTCACCCGATCCGCTTGTTTTTGATTGGCCACTCCGGCCCAAAGCGGTAACCAGCCCTCCGGTCCGTAAACTGGAATAAAAGCGTGTGATTTTAATCGAACATCAAAGAAATATCCATTCTCATCATCGTACATGATTTGTCGAATCCTGTCAGCCAGAATACCCGCATCTTTTTCCAACCGGTTGGCAAGCTCCTCCCGTTTTAGCAAGCGGGCAAAGCGGGCAAGCGTCCTCTTTTCATCATACAAATAAGTATTCAAATCCACACTTTCCTGACTCATTGACCAAGCTTTCGGCAACTCCCCCTTCAACATCTCCGTACTATCGAAACGCACGGCATTATCCATCCCACTTTCCCAAGCCGCAGCCTGCAAAGTCCCGTCCGTTGCCCCGTACTCACACAGTCCGTTCTGATCAACATCCCGATAAGCATACCACCAATTATGATATCTCAACAACCGATCAAACATCTCCTCGACAAAGGCCAAATCCCCGTCCGCATCATAAATTTCCTCCACGGCCCATGAAGCCAAAGGGGGTTTCGTGTCCCGCAAATTATTAATATACTTTATCCGGCTGACAAAATCCGGAATCATACCTTCTTCCGTTTGGTAATCAAACAAAGCCCGAATATGATCTTTAGCCAACTCCGGTTCCCAACGTCCGATCGCCGCGGCAATTTTCCAAGAATCCCATGACCAGAATCCCGTGCTGAATCCCCAATAGGAAGGATAGCCTCCATCATGCAATAAATCATGTGCCGCACTCCGCCAATTCGCCATCAGCGTCATCAAACACTTGACTGCTACTCTTCTGTATTTCAAATCAGTAAATAATTCCGACTTATTCTCAAACAGCTTTTCAATATAGCGCTCCCATCGTTGTGCTGCCATTTCAAAGAATGGTTCACTCTCCTCGAAAGGATTTCCCTCCAGTACCGGATGCTTCACATGTTCTGGTTCGTCATTAAAATAGGCAGAATAAACAAACATATCCTCCCGTTCCTCACCTCGCCCGAATTTTCGTACCTCCGTTTCAAAACGGTACTTTCCATCCAAAACTACCGCATGACAGCCTTCACCCGCCTCTATTTCAAAACAACATTTCGTTGCGGGAAACTCCAAATACACCGTCCGTCCGTCAATAACCTGACCTTGGAAATATTGAGTAAAAAAGCTCCCCTCATAAATAATCTTAACC
Proteins encoded in this region:
- a CDS encoding MGH1-like glycoside hydrolase domain-containing protein, whose amino-acid sequence is MKYIWLFVILLCGCAGQSFFNVQADYRNVLNISNWPQGIREGVSLFSDLGAWHGFAFIPDSVGMAGGFSGPMSMASNYAVGSYTAVASVVVDGVLQEVTNAIVEKSYFPGRMIQSFTWETLTLTQEIVFVNNRISLLRTRVRNTGGPKEVKIIYEGSFFTQYFQGQVIDGRTVYLEFPATKCCFEIEAGEGCHAVVLDGKYRFETEVRKFGRGEEREDMFVYSAYFNDEPEHVKHPVLEGNPFEESEPFFEMAAQRWERYIEKLFENKSELFTDLKYRRVAVKCLMTLMANWRSAAHDLLHDGGYPSYWGFSTGFWSWDSWKIAAAIGRWEPELAKDHIRALFDYQTEEGMIPDFVSRIKYINNLRDTKPPLASWAVEEIYDADGDLAFVEEMFDRLLRYHNWWYAYRDVDQNGLCEYGATDGTLQAAAWESGMDNAVRFDSTEMLKGELPKAWSMSQESVDLNTYLYDEKRTLARFARLLKREELANRLEKDAGILADRIRQIMYDDENGYFFDVRLKSHAFIPVYGPEGWLPLWAGVANQKQADRVRNVMMDVNRFNSFVPLGTLDLSHPRLEPERGYWRGPVWLDQAYFGIRGLRNYGYDKEANELTLKILNNCQGLLGDQPVHENYNPLTGETLNAPHFGWSSAHLLLMMFEYK